TTTCTACAAAAGCTTCCTTAAATGGTGGAGCAACTTTATTTTTAACAACTTTAATTTTGGTCTCTTTACCAATATTGCTGTCTTTTTGTTCCCCGGTTCCTTTAATTTGAGTATTGCCACGGACATCAAGACGCACAGAAGAATAAAACTTCAAGGCACGCCCGCCAGGGGTTGTTTCTGGATTACCAAACATAATACCAACTTTTTCCCGCAATTGATTAATAAAAATGGCAATGGTTTTTGTTTTATTGATTGAAGCTGATAATTTACGCATCGCTTGACTCATCATGCGTGCTTGTAAGCCAACATGACTATCACCAATATCTCCGTCAATCTCCGCACGTGGTACTAAAGCTGCCACTGAGTCAACAACAACTAAATCAACAGCGCCAGAATCAATCAATTTCCCTGCAATTTCAAGACCCTGTTCTCCTGAATCTGGTTGTGAAAGCAAAAGCTCATCAATATTAACGCCAAGAGCAGCAGCATAGGCTGGATCAAGGGCATGTTCTGCATCAATGAAAGCGGCAATACCGCCATCTTTTTGCGCCTGAGCAACAGCATGAAGAGCGACAGTTGTCTTACCAGAAGATTCTGGCCCGTAAATCTCAACGATACGCCCTTTTGGATAACCGCCTGCCCCAAGAGCAATATCAAGAGCCAGACTTCCTGAACTCATCACCTGAACCTTTTGTTCAGCGCGTTCACCCAGACGCATAACTGCACCTTTACCAAAATCTTTTTCGATGTTTTTCAAAGCATCATCAAGAGCTTTCTTACGCTCATCACCAAATTTTTTCGTTATTTCTTCTGTCTTTTTTATTCTTTTGGCCAATCTTTTTCTCCTATTCTATGTTTTAAAGCCGTCTTTTCATTATACTAAATTTTTATGAGATAATAAAGTTTGACGTACTAAATTAAAAGCATGTAAAACAGCGATATAACGCACATCAGACCGACTGCGTCCGCCAATTAACACTTTGATTGCCATTGTTCTTTTGGAACTTGACAAACCGATAAAAACTGTCCCTGCCGGCTGACCTTCTAAGCTATCCGGACCTGCAACTCCTGTTAAAGAAATAGCCAAATCTGCTTGAGTCAGCTGGCGGGAGCGCTCTGCCATCTTTTCAGCAGTAAAAGCACTAACAACCCCATGAAGTTGGAGATCTTCAAAGGGAATACCTAGCATTCTAGCCTTCTCTTCTATACTGTAAGTTATAAAACCTCCCTTAAAGATATCAGATGCTCCTGCAAAATCTGCTAATCTTGCCTGAAAAAGGCCTGCTGTTAAACTTTCAGCTGCTGTAATCGTTTTACCCTTTTCCTTAAGCAGATCAAATACAACCTGTGGTAATGAATTTTCTTCACCATAACCATAAAAATAATCAGCCAAGTTATCAATAGTTACAATTTTCTTTTCCAACTTATCTAACTTACTATCTGCTTCTTTCTGCCTATGGGCTTTTGTTGATAAACGTATTGTTACCTCGCCTGTCTTAGCATAAGGAGCAATTGTGGGATCTGTTTGCTCCGCTATTAAGTCATGCAACAAGGTCACTAGATGACTCTCACCAATACCAAAAAAGCGTAACACACGAGAATAAAGCTTCTTAGAAGTTTTTGATAAATAAGGGAGTAACTCTTTGTTAACCATAGGCTTCAATTCGCTAGGCGGACCAGGTAATACAACATAAGTCACTCCATCTGCCTCCAAAAGCCCCCCAACTGCTAAGCCTGTTTTATTAGATAAAGGCTGACTTCCTGCTATAATCTGCGCCTGACATTCATTATTTGGTGTGCGCATAGATGTTGGACGTGATGCAAAAAATTCATCTAGACGTTCTTGAGCTGTTTTATCAAATACCAATTCTCTTTTCAAAAATTTTGCTAGGGTTTGTTTTGTTAAATCATCTTCTGTTGGTCCCAAACCACCGCAAAGTACAATTAAATCACTACGTTCCTTTGCAATTTTCAAAACAGATAAAAGGCGTTCTTCATTATCACCAACTGCTGTTTGAAAATAAACATCAATTCCTAATTCTGCGAATTTTTCTGATAAAAATTGACTATTAGTATTAACAATTTGTCCTGTTAAAATTTCTGTTCCAACAGCAATGATCTCAGATTTCATTCTAACCTCCTCAATATTATATTCGTAAAAGATTGACCATATTATAGCACAAATCCCTCTAAATTTTTTAGAGGGGTTTTCAAATAATGGACAGCAGAACTGGTTTGTCAAATAAATTGAGCTAGTTAAGCCTCTTAGTGAAAATGTCTTATTTTTTAGGGTTAAAATCACAATCAACTTCGTGATCATTAATTAAACCTGCTGCCTGTAAATAAGAATAAATGCAAACAGGACCAACAAATTTAAAGCCCTTCTTTTTTAAATCCTTAGCAAGCCTTGCTGATAAATTCGTTTGAGCAGGTATACTTTGACAGTTCTTGACAAAATTGTCAATTGGTGTAAAGTTCACCCAAGACCAAAGATAATGATCAAAACTTCCAAATGTTTTCTGTATAGCTAAAAACGCCTGTGCGTTATGACGTGTTGCATAAACTTTTCTGCGATTACGAACAACCTTCGGATTTTTTAAAATCTCTTCCAATGCTTCATCAGACATAGCAGCTACTTTATCAATTTCATAATGATGAAAAACAGATTTAAAAGCCTCACGTTTGTTGAGAATAGTTTCCCAAGAAAGTCCAGCTTGATAAGTTTCTAAACACAGTAATTCGAATAATCTTTGCTCATCATGCAATGGCTTCCCCCATTCCTCATCATGATAAACAACATACAAAGGATTGCTTTCTTTTACCCAACTGCAACGCTCCATTATTATTCCCTTCATATACATAGAGTTTTTATAAATTATCTATTCTCAAACGAGCAGATTGATACAGATACTCTAAAACTACTATTTCATCAACATTTTTAGAGCAGATTTAATATAATTTTCTGCCGTATCAGTCGTTCCTTCAAAAAATTTTTCTATCTTCTTAAGTTCATTTGTTTTGTAACCAAGAGCCAAAAGTGCTTCAACCGCCTCTTCAAGTTCTTGATTATTATTAATAGTGCTCACTTTGCTTTTATCAGTTGAGACTTCATTAATATCTACAAATTTACCTGCTAAATCAAGCACCATTTGTTGAGCTGTTTTCTTCCCAATTTTAGGGAATTTCATCAAATAGTTTACATCACTGTGGTCAATAGCTTTAACCAAACCTTCATTATCATCAGCCGCAATAATAGCTAATGCTGAAGTTGGACCGATTCCTGAAACAGAGATAAGATTAAGAAAAACCGCCTTTTCATCCTCAGTATGAAAACCATAAAGAAGATGGGCATCTTCACGGACAACATGGTGAATATAAATTTGAATAGCTTGATTTATCTGATTAGAAAAACTATAAGGATTGGCAACATTAATTACATAACCCAAACCGCCAGCTTCTAAAACAATATATTTAGCTGTAATTTTGGTTAAATTACCTTTAATATAATCGTACATCATTTCTCCCTTTATTGCATAATAGTATAGCACAAATTAATACGAAAGGAAAAATCAGTTACAAATATTGACTTGCTGATCTACTAATAAGTAAAAAGAACTTGCCATTTACTTACCCCCAAAAAAGTTTACAATATATTGACATATTCTTTACAGCATAAATAAGTAATCTAGCTTTATCTCAGTATTTCCCTAATTCTCTCAAACTAGTATGGTTTTCCTGAATGCGACGAAACATCTTTTCCATATCAGCTTTTGTGAAATTCACAAGCACAGGACGTCCATGAGGACAGTTGTAAGGATTTTTGCACTGTGATAATTGAATTAAGAGATTTCTGGCAGAATAATCATCCAAAGTATGATTAGCCTTGATAGAACGCTTGCAAGACATCATAATAGCTAATTCCGCTCGATATTTCTTAATGGAGACTTCATTTGTCAACAGCAACATGTCACACATCTCATAAACGGCTGATTCAATTTCTTTTTCCTGTAACCAAATAGGATGTTCTCTCAAAATGAAAGTATTCTCTCCATAGTTTTCTAAGTGAACTCCAACCTCATTTAAAATGCTCATTTTTTCTTGTAAGGTCATAAAATCATTAGCAGGAAATTCAAAAAGATAAGGTACTAAAAGCTGCTGTAAACTATTGTCTACTTCTCCAATTTTATCACGATAATATTCATATTTAACACGTTCTTGAGCAGCATGTTGATCTATGATATAAAGCCCCCCTTCACCTTGAGCAAAGAGGTAAGTTCCATGCATTTGACCAAAATATTCTAACTCAGGAAAAGTTGACTTTTCTTCATTTTCTAGACTTTCAACAATTCTACTAAGCTGTCGCTTTTGTTGCTTATTTGTCATAGTAAGACTTGGATGCTCTTTGTTTTCACAAGTTCTCATTTGACGTTGAGCATATTTTACACTGCTATGTCCTGATACATTATCAGTAATATTTACAGCTTTATCAACTACTGTAAACTCGCTTGATGCTTCTGAAACTGTCGTTTCTTTGAGAAAGAAGTCATTTTGAGTCTTATCATAGTAAAGATTTGATTGTTTAAGAGGAAGTTGTGTTTGTTCAAACTTTTGTTTCTTGTTTGTGCTAGTTTTAGCAAGATTTTCCAAAGCATCAGGAATTAACTCTTGTTCTCTTAAACTATCTGCAATTGCCGAACTAATGAGATTCATTAACTCTTTTTCTTTAGAAATGCGAACTTCCTGCTTAGTTGGATGAACATTAACATCTGCTAAATAAGGGTCAATCTGAATATCAATAACAGCAATTGGAAAACGTCCCACCATTAATTTTGAACCATAACCATCAAGAATAGCGCGATTGAGCAAAAAATTTTTGATATAACGCCCATTAATAAGAATGGTAATATAATTGCGATTAGCTCGTGTTAATTCAGGCAAACTAATATAACCAGATACCTCAAAATCAAGATCTGCATTTGAAATTTCGACCATTTTTTTAGCAGTGGTTACCCCATAAATACCCGCTAAAGCTTGACGCAGATCGCCTTTACCTGACGTCTTTGTTAATTCACGGCCATCATTAATAAGCGTGAAAGCAATTTCGGGATGCGCCAAGCTAAGACGGTTAATGACATCAATAATATGAGCAAGCTCTGCCTGCAAACTTTTCATATATTTAAGGCGAGCAGGGGTATTGAAGAAAAGATTTTCAACACTCACTTTGGTTCCAATAGGGGTACTAATGGCTTCTTCTTTTTCAATTTTACCTCCATTTGCGATTAATAAAGTGCCATATATTTCCCCTTTTGTTGCTGTTTTTAATGTTAGTCTGCTAATAGAAGCAATTGATGGAAGGGCCTCACCTCTAAAACCTAAGGTCCTAATTCTAAAAAGATCGGATTGTTTTTTAATCTTACTAGTTGCATGACGACGTAAGCTCATAATTACATCCGCTTGTTCTATTCCTTGACCATTATCAGTCACTTGAATTTTTTTCAGTCCTGATTCTTCAATTTCTATTGTAATTTGGCTGCTATCAGCGTCAATAGCATTCTCAACTAGTTCTTTTACGACACTAGCTGGTCTTTCAATAACCTCTCCAGCAGCAATTTGATTGGCTAAAACTTCTGGCAGTTCAATAATTTTTGACATAAGTCACCTCACTAAAATTGTGTTTATTATACCATAAATTAAAAGAGCAATCTTAATTGAGATTACTCTGTTTGTGTCAAGTTTTCCTCGGAAAGGTTTCAAAAGTCCTAAATCTATTTTCTAAGTTGGCCGATTGGAGTGCTCGTTGTACCATTCAAATCGATGCTTGTCTGCGGAATTCTATGAGGCTTGTGTGACAGCTTTTTAAAAACTTGTCGATAATAGCCACATCTCAATCAGACCTTCAGAACGACTCTGAACACCTTTCTTCGTTACAAGAAACACCTCATCAACACCATCCAGCTTTCCTATTCAAATGCCAGACTTGAAGCAACCAACAAGCTCATCAAAGATATCAAAGCCAATGCCTTTGGATTTAGGAACTTGGACAATTTTAAAAAACGAATTTTCCTCATTTTGAACATCACAAAAGAGAAGACTAAGAGGTCCTCTTTTGACTGTCACTATAAGTCACCCACTACAGTTGACACGAGCCATTTATAATAGTTCCTTCAAATCAAATAAGGCATTCATGGATTCTCTTGGTGTTAAATTGGTAAGGTCCAACTGTTTCAATTTTTTGATTAATTCTTCATAATTATTATCAATAGCAAAAAGTGACAACTGCTCTTCCACAGGTTGGCTTTCTTTGGTCTCGTTTTTAAGATTGACTGAGACAGCTGCACTCATTTTTTCTAAATCAACTAATATGTGATCAGCTCGATTAAGTAAATCTTTAGGCAAGCCGGCAATTTTAGCAACATGGATTCCATAAGATTTATCAGCTGGTCCATCAGCAATTTTATGAAGAAAAGTGACCTCTCCATCTTTTTCAAGAGTAGCAACATGTACATTGACAAGACTTGTCAATCTAGTTGACAAGTCTGTCAACTCATGATAATGGGTAGCAAATAGCGTTTTAGCCCCAACTTTATTATGAATATACTCAATAATAGCCTGTGCTAAAGCCATACCATCATAAGTTGCTGTACCACGTCCTAATTCATCAAATAAAATGAGTGAATTAGGTGTCGCTGCCTTGATAGCATGATTGGCTTCCATCATCTCTACCATAAAGGTAGACTGCCCTGAAATTAAATCATCTGCAGCACCAATACGTGTAAAAATAGCATCAAAAATCGGCAAATCAGCTGAATCAGCTGCTACAAAAGAACCTAATTGAGCCATAATAACTGTCAGAGCTAATTGCCGCATGTAAGTTGACTTACCGCTCATATTAGGTCCAGTAATCAGTTGAATACTAGTCTTTTGGTCAAAATTGATAGTATTGGGAATATATTCTTGGCTTCCCATAACCTTCTCAACAACAGCATGGCGACCATTTTCAATACTGATTTCCTGCTGATGATTAAAAGAAGGTCTGACATAATGATTATTCTCAGCTACTACTGCTAAACTTTGCAAAACATCAACAGTTGCTAGACTCTTGGCCAGATTTTGAAGACGCTCAATATAAGATTCAACCTGTGATCTGATACGCATGAAAATATCATATTCTAAATTGGCTGATTCTTCACGCGCTTCTAACATTTCACCTTCAATTTTTGCAAGCTCTGATGTCCCAAAGCGCTCAGAATTTTTAAGCGTTG
This region of Streptococcus mutans genomic DNA includes:
- the recA gene encoding recombinase RecA, which produces MAKRIKKTEEITKKFGDERKKALDDALKNIEKDFGKGAVMRLGERAEQKVQVMSSGSLALDIALGAGGYPKGRIVEIYGPESSGKTTVALHAVAQAQKDGGIAAFIDAEHALDPAYAAALGVNIDELLLSQPDSGEQGLEIAGKLIDSGAVDLVVVDSVAALVPRAEIDGDIGDSHVGLQARMMSQAMRKLSASINKTKTIAIFINQLREKVGIMFGNPETTPGGRALKFYSSVRLDVRGNTQIKGTGEQKDSNIGKETKIKVVKNKVAPPFKEAFVEIIYGEGISRTGELVKIASDLGIIQKAGAWYSYNGEKIGQGSENAKKFLADNPEIFDDIDHKVRVQYGLIEEDNTEEKQSSKEKETDEKADKNLVLELDDTIELED
- the mutL gene encoding DNA mismatch repair endonuclease MutL; translated protein: MSKIIELPEVLANQIAAGEVIERPASVVKELVENAIDADSSQITIEIEESGLKKIQVTDNGQGIEQADVIMSLRRHATSKIKKQSDLFRIRTLGFRGEALPSIASISRLTLKTATKGEIYGTLLIANGGKIEKEEAISTPIGTKVSVENLFFNTPARLKYMKSLQAELAHIIDVINRLSLAHPEIAFTLINDGRELTKTSGKGDLRQALAGIYGVTTAKKMVEISNADLDFEVSGYISLPELTRANRNYITILINGRYIKNFLLNRAILDGYGSKLMVGRFPIAVIDIQIDPYLADVNVHPTKQEVRISKEKELMNLISSAIADSLREQELIPDALENLAKTSTNKKQKFEQTQLPLKQSNLYYDKTQNDFFLKETTVSEASSEFTVVDKAVNITDNVSGHSSVKYAQRQMRTCENKEHPSLTMTNKQQKRQLSRIVESLENEEKSTFPELEYFGQMHGTYLFAQGEGGLYIIDQHAAQERVKYEYYRDKIGEVDNSLQQLLVPYLFEFPANDFMTLQEKMSILNEVGVHLENYGENTFILREHPIWLQEKEIESAVYEMCDMLLLTNEVSIKKYRAELAIMMSCKRSIKANHTLDDYSARNLLIQLSQCKNPYNCPHGRPVLVNFTKADMEKMFRRIQENHTSLRELGKY
- a CDS encoding DNA-3-methyladenine glycosylase I, whose amino-acid sequence is MERCSWVKESNPLYVVYHDEEWGKPLHDEQRLFELLCLETYQAGLSWETILNKREAFKSVFHHYEIDKVAAMSDEALEEILKNPKVVRNRRKVYATRHNAQAFLAIQKTFGSFDHYLWSWVNFTPIDNFVKNCQSIPAQTNLSARLAKDLKKKGFKFVGPVCIYSYLQAAGLINDHEVDCDFNPKK
- the ruvA gene encoding Holliday junction branch migration protein RuvA; its protein translation is MYDYIKGNLTKITAKYIVLEAGGLGYVINVANPYSFSNQINQAIQIYIHHVVREDAHLLYGFHTEDEKAVFLNLISVSGIGPTSALAIIAADDNEGLVKAIDHSDVNYLMKFPKIGKKTAQQMVLDLAGKFVDINEVSTDKSKVSTINNNQELEEAVEALLALGYKTNELKKIEKFFEGTTDTAENYIKSALKMLMK
- a CDS encoding competence/damage-inducible protein A, whose translation is MKSEIIAVGTEILTGQIVNTNSQFLSEKFAELGIDVYFQTAVGDNEERLLSVLKIAKERSDLIVLCGGLGPTEDDLTKQTLAKFLKRELVFDKTAQERLDEFFASRPTSMRTPNNECQAQIIAGSQPLSNKTGLAVGGLLEADGVTYVVLPGPPSELKPMVNKELLPYLSKTSKKLYSRVLRFFGIGESHLVTLLHDLIAEQTDPTIAPYAKTGEVTIRLSTKAHRQKEADSKLDKLEKKIVTIDNLADYFYGYGEENSLPQVVFDLLKEKGKTITAAESLTAGLFQARLADFAGASDIFKGGFITYSIEEKARMLGIPFEDLQLHGVVSAFTAEKMAERSRQLTQADLAISLTGVAGPDSLEGQPAGTVFIGLSSSKRTMAIKVLIGGRSRSDVRYIAVLHAFNLVRQTLLSHKNLV